In one Cellulomonas sp. JZ18 genomic region, the following are encoded:
- the mnhG gene encoding monovalent cation/H(+) antiporter subunit G → MSEEQWTLVADVVSVVCLLGGAFFVLAAGAGALRFPDLLSRMHAGTKPQTLGLILVLVGLALRLREGGAVWALVLVAVFQMLTAPVAAHMVGRAGYRTGKVRHDLLVVDELTRDLRAAGNDATDDPESGEATGPDAPEPDGVVGPR, encoded by the coding sequence ATGAGCGAGGAGCAGTGGACCCTCGTCGCGGACGTCGTGTCGGTCGTCTGCCTGCTGGGCGGCGCGTTCTTCGTGCTCGCGGCGGGCGCCGGCGCCCTGCGGTTCCCCGACCTGCTGTCGCGCATGCACGCGGGCACCAAGCCGCAGACGCTCGGGCTGATCCTCGTGCTGGTCGGGCTCGCGCTGCGGCTGCGCGAGGGCGGCGCGGTGTGGGCGCTCGTCCTCGTCGCGGTCTTCCAGATGCTCACCGCCCCGGTCGCCGCGCACATGGTCGGACGCGCCGGCTACCGCACCGGCAAGGTGCGGCACGACCTGCTGGTCGTCGACGAGCTCACGCGGGACCTGCGGGCCGCGGGCAACGACGCGACCGACGACCCGGAGTCCGGGGAGGCGACGGGACCGG
- a CDS encoding monovalent cation/H+ antiporter complex subunit F has protein sequence MDVVVGVSAVLLTLGATFAVVRAEKGPSMLDRTVALDIVVTAMVAAVALYAAARRRADVVPILVVLSLVGFVGSVTIARFASVEPEGEGRVRTREEVAAEEAERRRREQEEEARRRRRHVPESTQDTVEDEPDAESHGGGAEGEVR, from the coding sequence ATGGACGTGGTGGTCGGCGTCAGCGCCGTGCTGCTCACCCTCGGTGCGACCTTCGCGGTCGTGCGCGCGGAGAAGGGCCCGTCGATGCTCGACCGCACGGTCGCGCTCGACATCGTCGTCACGGCGATGGTCGCCGCCGTCGCGCTGTACGCGGCCGCGCGCCGCCGGGCCGACGTCGTGCCGATCCTCGTCGTGCTGTCCCTCGTCGGGTTCGTCGGGTCGGTGACCATCGCGCGCTTCGCGTCCGTCGAGCCCGAGGGCGAGGGGCGCGTGCGCACGCGCGAGGAGGTCGCCGCCGAGGAGGCCGAGCGCCGCCGCCGCGAGCAGGAGGAGGAGGCGCGGCGCCGCCGCCGGCACGTGCCCGAGAGCACGCAGGACACGGTCGAGGACGAGCCGGACGCCGAGTCGCACGGCGGCGGGGCCGAGGGGGAGGTCCGATGA
- a CDS encoding Na+/H+ antiporter subunit E has translation MSLHPRRGSLRTQWPTVLWLTAVWVLLWGDVTLGNVVNGALLGVVVTVGLRMTPIDLRGRVRPGALAVLVGRFLVDLVRASFEVSWVALRPRHTPRGAVVCVQLRSHSDLYLTLTAELVSLVPGSLVVEAHRLTGRLYIHVLDVETSGGVEAARRSVLEQEERLLRALASDEELAEAGLAPGRGRNRAEVAR, from the coding sequence GTGAGCCTGCACCCCCGTCGCGGCTCGCTGCGCACGCAGTGGCCCACCGTCCTGTGGCTGACCGCCGTGTGGGTCCTGCTGTGGGGCGACGTGACCCTCGGGAACGTCGTCAACGGCGCGCTGCTGGGCGTCGTGGTGACGGTGGGCCTGCGCATGACGCCGATCGACCTGCGCGGGCGTGTGCGGCCGGGTGCGCTGGCGGTGCTGGTCGGGCGCTTCCTCGTCGACCTCGTGCGCGCGTCGTTCGAGGTCAGCTGGGTGGCGCTGCGGCCGCGGCACACCCCGCGGGGCGCGGTCGTGTGCGTGCAGCTGCGCAGCCACTCCGACCTGTACCTCACGCTGACCGCCGAGCTGGTGTCCCTCGTGCCGGGCTCGCTCGTCGTCGAGGCGCACCGGCTCACGGGCCGGCTGTACATCCACGTGCTCGACGTCGAGACGTCGGGCGGGGTCGAGGCGGCGCGGCGCTCGGTGCTGGAGCAGGAGGAGCGGCTGCTGCGCGCGCTCGCGTCGGACGAGGAGCTCGCCGAGGCCGGGTTGGCACCGGGTCGGGGGCGCAACCGGGCGGAGGTGGCGCGGTGA